The Manis javanica isolate MJ-LG chromosome 6, MJ_LKY, whole genome shotgun sequence genome contains a region encoding:
- the TAC1 gene encoding protachykinin-1 isoform X2, translating to MKILVALAVFFLVSTQLFAEEIGTNDDLNYWSDWSDSDQIKEELPEPFEHLLQRIARRPKPQQFFGLMGKRDADSSIEKQVALLKALYGRGQISHKRHKTDSFVGLMGKRALNSVSRTIHQWEVS from the exons ATGAAAATCCTCGTGGCCTTGGCCGTCTTTTTTCTCGTCTCCACTCAGCTGTTTGCAGAAGAAATCGGAACCAACGATGATCTGAATTATTGGTCCGATTGGTCCGACAGCGACCAGATCAAG GAGGAGCTACCAGAGCCCTTTGAGCATCTTCTGCAGAGAATCGCCCGGAGACCTAAGCCTCAGCAGTTCTTCGGACTGATGGGCAAACGGGATGCTG ATTCCTCAATTGAAAAACAAGTGGCTCTGTTAAAGGCTCTTTATG GACGTGGACAGATCTCTCATAAAA GGCATAAAACAGATTCCTTTGTTGGACTAATGGGCAAAAGAGCTTTAAATTCTG
- the TAC1 gene encoding protachykinin-1 isoform X5, whose product MKILVALAVFFLVSTQLFAEEIGTNDDLNYWSDWSDSDQIKEELPEPFEHLLQRIARRPKPQQFFGLMGKRDADSSIEKQVALLKALYGRGQISHKISRTIHQWEVS is encoded by the exons ATGAAAATCCTCGTGGCCTTGGCCGTCTTTTTTCTCGTCTCCACTCAGCTGTTTGCAGAAGAAATCGGAACCAACGATGATCTGAATTATTGGTCCGATTGGTCCGACAGCGACCAGATCAAG GAGGAGCTACCAGAGCCCTTTGAGCATCTTCTGCAGAGAATCGCCCGGAGACCTAAGCCTCAGCAGTTCTTCGGACTGATGGGCAAACGGGATGCTG ATTCCTCAATTGAAAAACAAGTGGCTCTGTTAAAGGCTCTTTATG GACGTGGACAGATCTCTCATAAAA